The following are encoded in a window of Thunnus albacares chromosome 17, fThuAlb1.1, whole genome shotgun sequence genomic DNA:
- the casc3 gene encoding protein CASC3 yields the protein MADRRRRRRRVSQDSEDDDESGSGSDSGRSGSPATKSRGREPDPVEAVAGRVEAKKDVESECESEDGVGEAVLSDYDSADPEENGSHSEGVEEEEEAEQYSDEEAPAAASEPKPSAAEVPTQGEEERHEEAEEEEEEAEGEGGGGGGKEESKVEEKGNLAGERQSGDGQESTDDPETKAGGKPGQKLDDDEDRKNPAYIPRKGLFFEHDVRGHTQEEERPKGRNRKLWKDEGRWEHDRFREEEQAPKSREELIAIYGYDIRNGGGSGERPYRQRRPRQSVSPSRDKRWREGGGERAVRSWQSSGGGPNRGGAPPSSIHPSSSSPSSLPLSSAQRSSNSSRPPPSRSRPSHQNQMHLPPQSQYRNNESNAPQMHPRDRQGSKAQSEPAGDRGVVSRGGRGGGGRGGPSVVIEDITVSQGGVGDEDRGLSAVTASSTSHTSSYQSALPRRQQQEQRGSADRSASGLAASTSDPALQSSSAAAAATNREASPPTERPVERKSYSLARRTRSRPADLGSKQPSMEESAAGGNASSPGSAGGKSWTGGGNGPSQAGGGGGGGGGGGGGGGGGGGGGGGGGGGGALTELDQDVARLSLAGQNWSQSPTSYIRSEMRGLPNPMHIPGGPPQFSSMEEMGVGSNRAKRYSSQRQRAVPEPAPPMHLGVMEGHYYEPMSYQGPIYAHGDGPAPIPPQGMLVQPEMHIPHPGLHPHQSGGPIANPAIYGGPPVSLSPGQPQQLLPPPFYPPPGVMTFPYPAMYPTPQGQAQVTYGGVTYYDTMQQQAQPKPSPPPPHIPARHRQAPPSGGALRLRVTPHPSQPPSPSHSPGPRLQERGGRVGEELRSPTATTNVNEGGKDGRADGGEDGQIREEWRTRQVTRSSSIAAAGRRLVPLFFFFVFLLFNPCSSFGGSAASD from the exons ATGGCGGACCGGCGGCGAAGGAGGAGGCGCGTGTCCCAGGACAGCGAGGACGACGACGAGTCCGGTTCGGGCTCGGACAGCGGGAGGTCGGGCTCCCCGGCGACGAAGAGCCGAGGGAGAGAGCCCGACCCGGTGGAAGCTGTAGCGGGCCGGGTGGAGGCGAAAAAAGACGTGGAGTCCGAGTGT GAGAGTGAGGATGGAGTAGGAGAAG CGGTCCTCTCTGACTACGACAGTGCAGATCCGGAGGAAAACGGCTCCCACTCGGAG ggagtggaggaggaagaggaggcagagcAGTACAGCGACGAAGAGGCTCCGGCAGCAGCCAGCGAGCCTAAACCCTCTGCCGCCGAGGTCCCAACgcagggggaggaagagaggcatgaggaggcagaggaggaggaggaggaggcagagggggagggaggaggaggaggcggtaAAGAGGAGAGCAAGGTGGAGGAGAAAGGAAACCTAGccggagagagacagagcggtGACGGACAG GAGTCAACAGATGATCCCGAGACGAAGGCGGGAGGAAAACCGGGCCAGAAGCTCGACGACGACGAGGACAGAAAGAACCCGGCCTACATCCCCAGGAAGGGTCTGTTCTTCGAGCACGACGTCAGAGGACACacgcaggaggaggagag ACCTAAAGGTCGAAACAGGAAGCTGTGGAAGGACGAGGGTCGCTGGGAGCACGACAGGTTCAGGGAGGAGGAGCAGGCGCCGAAGAGCCGCGAGGAGCTCATCGCCATCTACGGTTATGACATCCGCAACGGCGGTGGCTCTGGAGAGCGACCGTACAGGCAGCGCAGGCCCCG ACAGAGTGTGTCTCCCAGCAGAGACAAACGCTGgcgagaaggaggaggagagcgagCGGTTCGCTCCTGGCAGAGCAGCGGAGGAGGTCCGAACCGAGGAGGAGCTCCgccttcatccatccatccctcctcttcctccccttcctctctccctctctcctccgcTCAGCGTAGCAGCAACTCTTCCAGACCGCCTCCCTCCCGCAGCAGACCATCCCACCAGAATCAAATGCACCTCCCGCCTCAGTCCCAGTACAGGAATAACGAATCGAACGCACCCCAGATGCATCCCAGAGACCGACAGGGCTCCAAAGCTCAGTCGGAGCCCGCAGGAGACAGAGGCGTGGTCAGCAGAGGAGGGCGTGGCGGCGGGGGGAGGGGAGGTCCCTCCGTGGTCATCGAGGACATTACGGTCAGCCAAGGTGGCGTTGGGGATGAGGATCGGGGCTTAAGCGCTGTAACGGCGTCGTCAACGTCACATACGAGTAGTTATCAGTCTGCGTTGCCGAGACGACAGCAGCAGGAGCAACGAGGGAGCGCCGACAGATCTGCATCTGGATTGGCCGCCTCCACCTCTGACCCCGCCCTACAGTCGtcgtcagcagcagcagcagcgaccAATCGGGAAGCTTCTCCTCCCACCGAGCGGCCAGTGGAGCGTAAATCATACTCGCTGGCTCGCAGGACTCGCTCTCGGCCCGCGGACCTGGGCAGCAAACAGCCGTCCATGGAGGAGTCTGCAGCCGGAGGGAACGCCTCCTCCCCCGGCAGCGCGGGAGGGAAAAGCTGGACGGGAGGAGGCAACGGGCCGAGCCAGGCgggaggaggaggcggcggaggaggcggcggaggaggaggtggcggcggaggaggaggaggaggcggcgggggaggaggaggaggagcactGACAGAGCTCGACCAGGACGTGGCTCGGCTCAGTCTGGCCGGACAGAACTGGAGCCAGAGCCCGACCTCGTACATCCGCTCCGAGATGAGAG GCCTCCCGAACCCCATGCACATCCCCGGCGGCCCGCCTCAGTTCTCCAGCATGGAGGAGATGGGCGTCGGCTCCAACCGGGCCAAACGTTACTCTTCACAACGTCAGAGAGCCGTACCCGAGCCGGCGCCGCCCATGCACCTGGGAGTGATGGAGGGACACTACTACGAACCCA TGTCGTATCAGGGACCAATCTACGCCCACGGGGATGGCCCCGCCCCCATCCCGCCGCAGGGCATGCTGGTCCAGCCGGAGATGCACATCCCTCACCCTG GCCTCCATCCCCACCAATCAGGCGGCCCGATCGCCAACCCCGCCATCTATGGAGGCCCGCCGGTGTCTCTGTCGCCAGGGCAACCGCAGCAACTGCTGCCTCCGCCTTTCTACCCTCCGCCAGGGGTCATGACCTTCCCTTACCCAGCCATGTACCCAACCCCGCAG GGTCAGGCCCAGGTGACGTACGGAGGCGTGACCTACTACGACACGATGCAGCAGCAGGCTCAGCCCAAGCCGTCGCCCCCCCCGCCGCACATCCCAGCCCGTCACCGTCAAGCCCCCCCCTCCGGAGGTGCCCTTCGCCTCAGAGTGACCCCTCACCCCTCCCAGCCACCCAGTCCCAGCCACTCTCCGGGTCCAAGACTACAG GAGCGGGGTGGGAGGGTCGGTGAGGAGCTGCGGTCCCCAACAGCAACCACCAACGTCAACGAGGGAGGGAAGGACGGACGAGCGGACGGAGGGGAGGATGGACAGATTAGAGAGGAGTGGAGGACGAGGCAGGTGACCCGCAGCAGCAGCATCGCCGCCGCTGGAAGACGACTcgttccccttttttttttttttgtttttcttcttttcaaccCCTGCAGCAGCTTCGGCGGGTCAGCTGCGTCGGActga